The genomic DNA AAGGAGGCCAGGGACCCGCAGCGCAGCGTCCCGCGCGCCACGTACGCCGCGGTCGTCCTGATCGCCGGCTTCTACGCCCTCACCAGCTGGCTCGCGGTGGGCGCCGTCGGCACCGGCAAGGTGCGCGAGGTCGCCACCCGGCAGATGGGCGACCTGTTCTTCGTCCTCGGCGACGACTTCCTCGGCAAGGCCGGCAGCACGGGCCTGCAGATCCTGCTGTGCACCAGCCTGTTCGCCGCCACGCTGGCCCTGCACAGCGCCGCCAACCGGTATGCGCAGGTGCTCGCGGAGGACGGTCTGCTGCCCGCCTCGCTGGGCGCCGAGCACCCGAGGCACCGCTCCCCGCACCGGGCGAGCGTCGCACAGAGCGTCCTGACGGCCCTGGTCGTCGGCGGTTTCGCGGTCGCCGGCCTGGACCCGTACGCCGATCTGACCACCAGCATGCTGGGTCTTGGCACCCTGGGCATCGTCGTCCTCCAGGCGTTGGCCGCCCTGTCCGTCCTCGGCCTGCGGCTGCGGCGGCCGGGCGGCAGGGCGCACTGGTGGCGGGAGCTGGTCGCACCGCTGCTCGGCTTCGCGGGACTCGCCGTCTCCGTGTGGCTGGTGGTCGGCAACTTCGACATGCTCACCGGCTCCCCCGACCCGCTGATCGCCCGCCTCCCGTGGCTGCTCGTCGCGGTGGCCGCCCTCGGCCTCGGGTACGCGGCCTGGCTGCGCGCCGCCCGCCCGGGCCGCTACCGCCTGCTGGGCACCCGCCACCTCACCACGTCCGACGAGCCCCCGGCCACCGCCGTCCCCACCTCAGGAGTCCGTCATGCACGATCCCAGTGAGCTGCTCGAAGACGGGCCGGCCGCCGTACGGCGGCTGGCCCGTCGCCGCTACGACCTCGACCTGGCCGCGCTGGAGAAGGCGGTGCGCCGCCGGTCCGAGGCGCAGGCCGAGGTGACCCGGCTGCGCACCGAGCTGAACCGCACCTCGCGGGCGCGCGGACGCTCGGGGCCGCCCTCGGAGGAGGAGAAGGAGGCCGCCCGCGCGCTGCGCGCGGATGTGCAGCAGGCGGAGGCCACGGCCCGCACCGCGGGACACGACCTCACCGAGCTGCTGCTCGGCATCCCCAACGTCCCCCTGGACTCGGTGCCGGACGGCGACACCGACCAGGAGGCGGTGGAGGTCCGCCGCTGGGGCCGGCCGCCGCACGACGCCGGCACCGACGCCCGGCACCACTCCGACATCGGCGAGTCACTCGGCATCCTGGACGGCCCGGCGGCCGCCAAGCTCTCCGGGTCCCGCTTCAGCGTCGGCCGCGGCGCCGGCGCCCGGCTGGAGCGGGCGCTGGCCGATTTCTTCCTCGACCTGCACACCGGCGAGCACGGCTACACGGAGTACTCCGTCCCGTTCCTCGTCAACCGCGACACCATGACCGGCACCGGTCAGCTCCCCAAGTTCGAGGACGATCTGTTCCGCACCCAGGTCGGCGACCGGGAACTGTTCCTGATCCCCACCGCCGAGGTGCCGCTCACCAACCTGGTGGCCCAGCAGCTCCTGGACGCCCGCGCCCTGCCGTACGCCTTCACCGCGCGTACCCCCTGCTTCCGCGCCGAGGCGGGGGCGTACGGGCGCGACACCCGGGGGATCCTGCGCCTGCACCAGTTCGAGAAGGTGGAGCTGGTCCGCGTCTGCGCCCCCGAGGACGCACCGGCGCAGCTGGAGCTCATGGTGGGGCACGCCGAGGAGTGCCTGCGCCGCCTCGAACTCTCCTACCGCGTGGTCCAGTTGCCCGCGGGCGACCTCGGCTTCTCGGCCCGGATGACGTACGACATCGAGGTGTGGCTGCCGGGCAGCGACGCCTACCGCGAGATCTCCTCGGTCTCCGACTGCGGCACCTTCCAGGCCCGCCGCGCCGACATCCGTCACAAGCGGGCCGACGGCCGCAAGGCCCCGGCCGCCACCCTCAACGGCTCGGCGCTGCCCATCGGCCGCACCGTCGCCGCCCTGCTGGAACAGGGGGTGCGGGAGGACGGCTCGGTGCTGCTGCCCGAGGCCCTCGTCCCGTACACCGGTTTCCGCCGGATCCTGCCGGGCGGGGCAACCGCGTAGTACTCGCGCGGCGACCGCACGACAAAGGGCGGGAGTCCGGGGCCGGTCCCCGGACTCCCGCCCTCGGGCGTGTCCGCCCTCACGCCCCCATCATGTGCACTCCGCCGTCCACGTGGACGATCTCGCCGGTGGTGCGCGGGAAGAAGTCGGACAGCAGTGCGACCACTCCGCGTGCGGCGGGGTCCGGGTCGACGAGGTCCCAGCCGATCGGGGCCCGGTGCTGCCAGACCTCCGCGAGTTCCCCGAAGCCGGGAATCGACTTGGCGGCCATGGAGCGCAGCGGACCGGCCGCGACCAGGTTGCAGCGGATGCCGCGGCCGCCCAGGTCGCGGGCGAGATAGCGGCTGGTCGACTCGAGGGCGGCCTTGGCGACGCCCATCCAGTCGTAGTGCGGCCAGGCGACCGTCGCGTCGAAGGTGAGCCCGACCACCGAACCGCCGCGCCGCTCCAGCAGGGGCAGGCACGCGGTGGTCAGGGACTTCAGGGAGTACGCCGACACCTGCACGGCCGTCGAGACGTCCGCCCAGTCGCCGTCGAGGAAGGAGAAGGCGCCCTGCGGCCCGTACGCGATGGAGTGCACCACCCCGTCGAGACCGTAGTGTTCGTCGGCGCCGTCGACGGACTCGCGGATCCGGTCCGCGAGCGTGTCCAGGTGCGCCTGGTCGGTGACGTCCAGCTCGATCACCGGGACCGGCTTGGGCAGCCGGGCGGCGATCCGCTCGATCAGGGAGAGCCGGCCGAAGCCGGTCAGTACGACCTCGGCGCCCTCCTCCTGCGCGAGCCGGGCGACGTGGAAGGCGATGGACGCCTCCGTGACGACGCCCGTCACCAGGATGCGCTTACCGGCGAGAACTCCGCTCATGACTGCACCACTTTCTGCGGCAGGGACCGGACCAGCGGGGAATCGGTGTCGAGGGCACCGAGGGGGGTGCCGCCGCCGGGCGAGCCGAGGGCGTCGAAGAAGTCGGCGTTGGAGCCGCGGTGGTCGCCCCACTCGGCGGGGACGTCGTCCTCGAAGTAGATGGCCTCCACCGGGCACACCGGTTCACAGGCCCCGCAGTCGACGCATTCGTCGGGCTGGATGTAGAGGGCACGCCGGCCCTCGTAGATGCAGTCCACCGGGCATTCGCCGACGCAGGACCGGTCCTTCACATCGACACAAGGCAGAGCGATGACATAGGTCATCGTCAACTCCTCTTCAGGGTAGGAATGTTCACCGGAACCGGCGCCCGGTCCACCGACGCTCCGGTGGTGCGCTCGCCCAGCGTGAGGACGGTGACGGCCAGTGCGGCCATCGCGGCGGCGATGACCGCGAACAGCGCGCCGGGCCCGTACGAGTCGAGGACGGGCAGCAGCACGAACGGCAGTGCGGCGGCACTGAGTTTGGACAGCGAGTAGGCCGCGCCGGACGCGGTGGCGCGGATCGCCGTCGGGTACTGCTCCGAGAGGTACACGTGCGACACGCTGGAGAAGACGTTGCTGCACAGCGTGTAGCCGAAGCCGAACGCGACGATGAGGGCGGGCGAGTCGGTGAAGGCGAAACCCATGCCGGCCGCGACCATCGCGGCGGCGGACGCCGCGACCAGCGTCTTGCGTTCGACGCGGTCGATGACGGGCAGCGACAGCGCCGAGCCGACGGGGTAGCCGAGGAAGCACAGGGCCGTGAAGCCCAGGCCGGCCACGATGTCGAACCCCTTGGCGGCGAGGATCTGCGGCGCCAGGGTGCCGAAGCCGTAGTAGCCGACCACGGAGAGCGCGCAGAAGATCCACAGCATCACGGTGCGGCGCCGCAGCCCGGGCGCGAAGACGTCCCGCAGCCGGACCCGCGCGGCGCCGGGTGCCTCGTACGGGGCCGGGAGGTCCTCGGCCGTCCGGCCGGCCGGCGCCTGCGCCTCCATCCGGGACACCAGCCGGTCGGCCTCCGCGGTGCGGCCGGTCGCCGCCAGCCAGCGCGGGGACTCGATCAGCTGCCGGCGCAGCACCCACACGACGGCCGAGCCGAGGGCGCCGATGACGAACAGCCAGCGCCAGCCGTCCACGCCCAGCGGGGTCAGCGGAACCAGCCACAGGGCCGCGAAGCCGACCGCGGGCACCCCGCAGAAGGCGAGCGTGTAGGCCCAGGCGATGAACCGGCCCCGCTTGGCGGCGGGCAGGACGTCGGCCAGATAGCAGTCGGACAGGGCCTGTTCGGCGCCGATTCCGATGCCGGCCAGGAAGCGGGTCGCGATCAGCCAGCCGGCGTTGGGCGAGAAGGCGCCGAGCAGGGAGAAGCCCGAGTAGATCGCGAGGTTGATCAGGAAGGCCCGGCGCCGGCCGAATCGGTCGGCGACCCGGCCGAGCACCAGCGAGCCGATGAACTGGCCGACGAACACGGAGGCCAGGACCAGTTTGAGCGAGGTGGCACCGAAGGCGAAGTCGCCCTGGAGCACCTTGGCGATGGTGCCCGACAGACTGTTCTCGAAGGTGTCGAAGAGCAGGCCTATGCCGATGACCGCGGTCAGTCTGCGGTGCATGGGCGTGATCGGCATGCGGTCCAGACGGACCCCGATCGAGACGGGAGCGGAGACTCCGCTCACCGCCGTGGTGGTCTGGGACATGGGCGTGGCTCCTTGGGGAGGGGACCGCCCGGGGCTCCGGCGGACCCGGACCCGGACGTGCGGCCCGGGGGCCGGGGCTGTGGTGACGGTGGTGCGGTGGTGCGGTGGTGCGGTGGTGCGGTAGTGCGGTGGCCGGGAAAAAGAGAAGGCCGAGAAAGCGGAGAAAGCAGAGAAAGCCGTGGCAGGCGAGGTAGCCGAGAAAGGCGGAGGAAGGGGACGTGCCGGCCGCCGGTCAGGCGGCCTGGCCCGCCTGCCGCCGGATCTGCTCCTCGACGTCGCCGCGCCGCACGGGCGCGCTGACCTCGTGCAGGAAGGAGGCGACCTCGCGGTACGAGGCCCAGAACCCGACCTCGTGATACGGCACACCGCGCTCGGCGCAGTAGGCGCGGGTGAGTTCACGGGCGCGCGCCAGGTTCTTCTGGGGCATGGCCGGGAACAGGTGGTGCTCGACCTGGTAGTTGAGGCCGCCGTAGAGGAAGTCGATGAACAGGGAGGGGCGGATGTTGCGGGAGGTGAGGACCTGGCGCTCCAGCCAGTCCAGGGTCTCCTCGTCGCCGTCGCGGACCTCCATGCCCTTGTGGTTCGGGGCGAAGATCATGCCGAAGTAGACGCCCAGGGCGGCCTGTTGGACCAGGACGAAGGCGACCGCGAGGACGGGCGAGAGGACGGTGAACACGAGCGTCAGATAGACCGCCGCCCGCGCGAGGAGCAGGAACGACTCCAGGACGGGGCGCTTGGTCTTGCCCTGGGCGATGGACAGGACGGCCGTCTTCAGCATCTTGAAGGACTCCGTGACCAGCAGCGCGAAGAACAGCACGCTCTGGTAGCGCACGATGAACTTCTGTGTGCCGCGCCGGGTCGGGTACTGCTTGATGTCGAAGATGGCGGTGCGCCGGCCGATGTCCGGGTCCATGTCCAGGTGGTTGGGGTTGCTGTGGTGCCGGTTGTGGTGGTTGACCCACCAGCCGAAGCTGACCCCGTTGACGAGGTTGGCGTGGAAGTATCCGACGGCGGAGGCGGCCTTCTTGCTGCGGAACATGGCCTTGTGGCCGGCGTCGTGCCACATGAAGGCGGACTGACCGCCGCACAGGCCCATCCACAGGGCCACCACGAGCTGCCACCACGAGTCGCCCAGCGCGAAGAACGCGGCGAACCCGACCAGCAGCAGCGTGGTGTTCAGCGCCAGCCGGCCTATGTAGTAGCGGGGATCGAGGTCGAGAAGGCCTTCCGCCTTGACCCGTTTGAGCAGTTCGGCGAACGTGGCCGAAGCGCCGGTGCGCTGCTGGGGAGCGGCGGTGGCCTCGGCTTCTTGGACGTGCGGACGCTGCATGCGTTGCTCTCCTTGGAGAAGTGCCCGAAGCGGGCGGCGGCGCCGCTGCCCCGCGGACCTGCGGGCGCCGCGAGTCGACAGTGCTTCCGCGGGCGGTGACGGAACGCGGGCGGCGCCCGCCCGGCGGGCCCGGGCCGCTGGAGCACAGCGCGGTGCTCCACCGAACCGGGCCACCGGGCGAACGTGTGTCCAGCGTTCCGTGCCGCGCTGATGTGGCACTGATACTGGGCTGATCGGCCCTGGCCGCGGGGGGCTTGCCGCCCTGAGGGCCGGGCCTGACGCCGCTCAGGCCGCGGCGGTCTGAGCCTCGCGCAGCCGGATGTCGAGCGCCTGGACGATGTCGTCCGCGGCACGGGCCACGTCCTCGTCGTCGGGGGCTCCGATGATGGCCATGAGCTGCCCGACCAGGGCGTGCTGGAGGGATTCGGTGGTCGTGGTCCCGTCGGTCGGGGTCCCGGTGGCCGGGGTCTCTTCGCTGTCACTCACTGTTTCGACTCCTCGTCGTGATCGCTGTGGTGATCTCGGTGGTGGGATCGGTGGTGGTCGTGGTGGTGGGATCGGTGGTGATCTGCCGGCAGGTCAGAAGGCCTTGCAGGCACGGAAGACGTGCGCGAAGCCGGCGAGCGAGGCGCTCGGTCCGTCGAAGGCGACGTACTCCGGGATGAGCGCGTCCGGGGCCCACTTCTGCTTGTACGAAAGCTGGGTCTGTGCCGGGTAGAGAGCGGCGCCCTCGGCCCACAGGGCGTGCATCAGCCACTGGAACGCCGGGCTGTGACCGTCGAGTTCATGGCTCGCGTCGAGGCCGGTGAAGGGCGTGAACCCGAAGTGCAGCCACTCGACGCCCTCGGCGCGGAACACCTCGATGGCGTGCGCGTTGATCGCCTCCATCAGGCCCGGGGAGCCCTCGGGTATGCGCCGGCTCAGGTCGTGCATCCAGCCGGCCCGCTCGCCGTAGACGGGCGAGTACGAGATGTACGCGACCGGGGCGCCCTCGATGGTCCCGGCGAACAGCCGTCGCTGCGCCTGCGGTTCGCCGCCGATCTGGCCCACCAGGAACTCCAGCTGCTGTGCGCCGCCCTTGGAGCCGAGCCAGGCCTCGTCGATCGTCGCTATCGCGTCCTGCCAGTCCTCGGCGGTGACCTCCTTGATCTGCAGGCCGTTGCGGTGTGCGCGGGAGATCTTGTTGCGCAGTTGCATGAAGCGGGTGCCGCGCAGCGAGAACTCGGGCAGTTGTACGGCCCAGGAGGCACCGACCTGGTTGACGGTGAAGCCGCGCCCGGCGTAGCGCTCGGCGTCGGGGCGCTGGAGCTGGACGGCGACGAGGTGCAGCCCTTCGTCCTTCACGTACTGGCGGAAGGCGTCGAGGAGGGTGTCGTAGGCGTCGGGGGCGGCGAAGGGGCCGCCGAACTGGACCGCGTAGCGGCCGGTGCGGCGGTAGACGACGACGCCGTCCGCGCCCGGGACGGTGAACGTGCTGTTGCCGCTGTTGAGCGCCAGGAATGAGCTGGGATTCTCGCTCTGGGTGTGTGTTCGGATCGCCCCGAGAATCGGGTTGTCCGTGGTGGTTGCGGGCATGCCCGTACCCCTTTCGGAAGCTGTTTCTTTTGATGCGAGTAGAGCACCGACGCCGCACCGAGGGGAAGACCGGAAAGGAATTCAACGACCACGTCAGAGACGTGTCAGCGTTTTATCAGAACCCTCTGCCAATGTTGTTCTCGTGAACGGCACGGGAAACCGAAAGCCGGGAACAAGGAGAGGTGCCCGGAGCGGCTAAACGGGGACCGAAGGCCACGCCTCAAGGTCGGGCTTCAACCAGCCCACGCAGGTTCGAATCCTGCCCTCTCCGCGACCACGGCCAGCACCACCGGCCGCGATCACCACCAGGAGAGGTGCCCGGAGCGGCTAAACGGGGACCGAAGGCCACGCCTCAAGGTCGGGCTTCAACCAGCCCACGCAGGTTCGAATCCTGCCCTCTCCGCGACCACGGCCAGCACCACCGGCCGCGATCACCACCAGGAGAGGTGCCCGGAGCGGCTAAACGGGGACCGAAGGCCACGCCTCAAGGTCGGGCTTCAACCAGCCCACGCAGGTTCGAATCCTGCCCTCTCCGCTGAGACGGCCGTCAGTGCAAACCGTCGCCATATGGAGAGGTG from Streptomyces avermitilis MA-4680 = NBRC 14893 includes the following:
- the serS gene encoding serine--tRNA ligase — translated: MHDPSELLEDGPAAVRRLARRRYDLDLAALEKAVRRRSEAQAEVTRLRTELNRTSRARGRSGPPSEEEKEAARALRADVQQAEATARTAGHDLTELLLGIPNVPLDSVPDGDTDQEAVEVRRWGRPPHDAGTDARHHSDIGESLGILDGPAAAKLSGSRFSVGRGAGARLERALADFFLDLHTGEHGYTEYSVPFLVNRDTMTGTGQLPKFEDDLFRTQVGDRELFLIPTAEVPLTNLVAQQLLDARALPYAFTARTPCFRAEAGAYGRDTRGILRLHQFEKVELVRVCAPEDAPAQLELMVGHAEECLRRLELSYRVVQLPAGDLGFSARMTYDIEVWLPGSDAYREISSVSDCGTFQARRADIRHKRADGRKAPAATLNGSALPIGRTVAALLEQGVREDGSVLLPEALVPYTGFRRILPGGATA
- the fdxA gene encoding ferredoxin — encoded protein: MTYVIALPCVDVKDRSCVGECPVDCIYEGRRALYIQPDECVDCGACEPVCPVEAIYFEDDVPAEWGDHRGSNADFFDALGSPGGGTPLGALDTDSPLVRSLPQKVVQS
- a CDS encoding APC family permease; amino-acid sequence: MSKIGSPPTDRRTVAVTAPPGRLDTRHILFLIVAAAAPLSAMVGTVPLAFAFGNGAGVPAAFLFAGVTLLCFSVGYAVSVRRTGGSGGFYASVADGLGRPPAVAAGFVALLAYNCATIGLAGALGYFTQLVLAAHGFTVSWQWCAAVGLLAVAVLGYREIALSARVLALLMLGEIGVLAALDVAILVRHGLSALPTASFSPHTATGPGLGVALMFAFVSFIGFESAALYGKEARDPQRSVPRATYAAVVLIAGFYALTSWLAVGAVGTGKVREVATRQMGDLFFVLGDDFLGKAGSTGLQILLCTSLFAATLALHSAANRYAQVLAEDGLLPASLGAEHPRHRSPHRASVAQSVLTALVVGGFAVAGLDPYADLTTSMLGLGTLGIVVLQALAALSVLGLRLRRPGGRAHWWRELVAPLLGFAGLAVSVWLVVGNFDMLTGSPDPLIARLPWLLVAVAALGLGYAAWLRAARPGRYRLLGTRHLTTSDEPPATAVPTSGVRHARSQ
- a CDS encoding DUF2156 domain-containing protein; its protein translation is MPATTTDNPILGAIRTHTQSENPSSFLALNSGNSTFTVPGADGVVVYRRTGRYAVQFGGPFAAPDAYDTLLDAFRQYVKDEGLHLVAVQLQRPDAERYAGRGFTVNQVGASWAVQLPEFSLRGTRFMQLRNKISRAHRNGLQIKEVTAEDWQDAIATIDEAWLGSKGGAQQLEFLVGQIGGEPQAQRRLFAGTIEGAPVAYISYSPVYGERAGWMHDLSRRIPEGSPGLMEAINAHAIEVFRAEGVEWLHFGFTPFTGLDASHELDGHSPAFQWLMHALWAEGAALYPAQTQLSYKQKWAPDALIPEYVAFDGPSASLAGFAHVFRACKAF
- a CDS encoding MFS transporter, with protein sequence MSQTTTAVSGVSAPVSIGVRLDRMPITPMHRRLTAVIGIGLLFDTFENSLSGTIAKVLQGDFAFGATSLKLVLASVFVGQFIGSLVLGRVADRFGRRRAFLINLAIYSGFSLLGAFSPNAGWLIATRFLAGIGIGAEQALSDCYLADVLPAAKRGRFIAWAYTLAFCGVPAVGFAALWLVPLTPLGVDGWRWLFVIGALGSAVVWVLRRQLIESPRWLAATGRTAEADRLVSRMEAQAPAGRTAEDLPAPYEAPGAARVRLRDVFAPGLRRRTVMLWIFCALSVVGYYGFGTLAPQILAAKGFDIVAGLGFTALCFLGYPVGSALSLPVIDRVERKTLVAASAAAMVAAGMGFAFTDSPALIVAFGFGYTLCSNVFSSVSHVYLSEQYPTAIRATASGAAYSLSKLSAAALPFVLLPVLDSYGPGALFAVIAAAMAALAVTVLTLGERTTGASVDRAPVPVNIPTLKRS
- a CDS encoding fatty acid desaturase family protein; its protein translation is MQRPHVQEAEATAAPQQRTGASATFAELLKRVKAEGLLDLDPRYYIGRLALNTTLLLVGFAAFFALGDSWWQLVVALWMGLCGGQSAFMWHDAGHKAMFRSKKAASAVGYFHANLVNGVSFGWWVNHHNRHHSNPNHLDMDPDIGRRTAIFDIKQYPTRRGTQKFIVRYQSVLFFALLVTESFKMLKTAVLSIAQGKTKRPVLESFLLLARAAVYLTLVFTVLSPVLAVAFVLVQQAALGVYFGMIFAPNHKGMEVRDGDEETLDWLERQVLTSRNIRPSLFIDFLYGGLNYQVEHHLFPAMPQKNLARARELTRAYCAERGVPYHEVGFWASYREVASFLHEVSAPVRRGDVEEQIRRQAGQAA
- the fabI gene encoding enoyl-ACP reductase FabI encodes the protein MSGVLAGKRILVTGVVTEASIAFHVARLAQEEGAEVVLTGFGRLSLIERIAARLPKPVPVIELDVTDQAHLDTLADRIRESVDGADEHYGLDGVVHSIAYGPQGAFSFLDGDWADVSTAVQVSAYSLKSLTTACLPLLERRGGSVVGLTFDATVAWPHYDWMGVAKAALESTSRYLARDLGGRGIRCNLVAAGPLRSMAAKSIPGFGELAEVWQHRAPIGWDLVDPDPAARGVVALLSDFFPRTTGEIVHVDGGVHMMGA